The Flavobacteriales bacterium genome has a segment encoding these proteins:
- a CDS encoding T9SS type A sorting domain-containing protein, with amino-acid sequence MKNLFIILLIASIFAVNSSKAQTAPVAVNDTFYVDYSDTLRTNKFFRNYIVANDTSKGGGYLKIDTLFYNGQGMIDNVVKTLSSVQSFIYTPPLGFYGVDSITYYLSNYPTNYGYDTATIYIYVKRKDYESIDLNNVKARVEPNALFADRANSITGFEVPKGSGSNTIYAANFWFAGLDANAQLKGYAETYASNPYPPIPYQNYNGNAGPIGATTNFENYSYQWDRVWKVSTTDIQNHVAGTSTTEAIANWPAHGDTTKGQAFNLAPFVDVDFDGVYNPVLGDYPKIKGQQAIYFIRNSDRSANQMQTTNINFEFHGMVYAFDCPEDSAINNTIFIDYTIYNRSTTDLTDCYFGQWVDFDLGNSNDDFVGCDVARGTFYVYNGDINDEDNLGVTGYGSYLPAQGVTFLKGANQNNDGVDNPLTTNVPVAIAQNGIPYAGLGIGFGDAILDNEYYGLSHFMYYNIGSQINGNGDPANTADYYNYLQGKWTNGNSMVWGGDGNSLSTGGVTSSNYMFTNDSDPLFWSTTGVVSNPVIWNETSAGNTPSDRRGIGSIGPFTLLAGESAEIELAFVFGIDYNSPGNNTAGIVVMQERVDSIRSYHANGFTTTPCGGAILSAKEEVKEINNLNIYPNPFANQFLVNYKPSINSRVEVYNLFGGKVLTQQITNHLTLLNLSNQPNGVYFVRVTNGKEVITKKVVKQ; translated from the coding sequence ATGAAAAATTTATTCATCATTTTATTAATTGCAAGCATTTTTGCAGTTAATAGCAGCAAAGCACAAACAGCACCAGTAGCTGTTAACGATACATTTTATGTTGATTATTCTGATACCTTAAGAACAAATAAATTTTTTAGAAATTACATTGTTGCAAATGATACCTCCAAAGGGGGAGGGTATTTAAAGATAGACACATTGTTTTATAATGGGCAGGGTATGATTGATAACGTGGTAAAAACTTTGTCTAGTGTTCAAAGTTTTATATATACCCCACCATTAGGTTTTTATGGTGTAGATAGTATAACTTATTACCTATCAAATTATCCAACAAATTATGGTTATGATACGGCTACCATTTATATTTATGTAAAACGAAAAGATTATGAAAGCATTGATTTGAATAATGTGAAAGCACGAGTCGAACCCAATGCTTTATTTGCTGATAGAGCAAATAGTATAACTGGATTTGAAGTCCCAAAGGGTAGTGGGTCAAATACTATATACGCTGCAAATTTTTGGTTTGCTGGGTTAGATGCTAACGCACAACTGAAAGGGTATGCAGAAACGTATGCATCAAATCCATACCCACCAATTCCATATCAAAACTACAATGGTAATGCCGGACCTATAGGAGCGACCACTAATTTCGAAAATTACAGTTACCAATGGGATAGGGTATGGAAAGTAAGTACTACAGATATACAAAACCATGTTGCTGGAACAAGCACTACAGAAGCCATAGCCAATTGGCCAGCTCATGGAGACACCACAAAAGGACAAGCTTTTAATTTAGCACCATTTGTTGATGTGGATTTTGATGGAGTTTATAATCCCGTTTTAGGCGATTATCCCAAAATTAAAGGGCAACAGGCTATTTATTTTATACGTAATTCTGATAGGTCAGCTAATCAAATGCAAACTACCAACATTAATTTTGAATTTCATGGAATGGTGTATGCTTTCGATTGCCCCGAAGATTCAGCTATAAACAACACCATATTTATAGATTATACTATTTACAACCGCTCTACTACAGATTTAACAGATTGTTATTTTGGGCAATGGGTAGATTTTGATTTAGGTAATTCCAATGATGATTTTGTTGGTTGTGACGTTGCTCGAGGGACTTTTTATGTATACAATGGAGATATTAACGATGAAGATAATTTGGGTGTTACTGGTTATGGGTCTTATCTGCCTGCACAAGGTGTAACCTTTTTAAAAGGAGCAAATCAAAATAATGACGGAGTAGATAATCCGTTAACTACAAATGTTCCTGTTGCCATAGCACAAAACGGAATCCCTTATGCAGGTTTAGGTATTGGATTTGGTGATGCAATACTTGATAATGAATATTATGGGTTGAGTCATTTTATGTATTATAATATTGGATCGCAAATTAATGGAAACGGTGACCCTGCTAATACAGCTGATTATTATAATTATTTACAAGGTAAGTGGACAAATGGAAATTCTATGGTATGGGGCGGAGATGGAAATTCATTATCAACAGGAGGGGTTACTTCATCAAATTATATGTTTACTAATGATTCAGACCCATTGTTTTGGAGTACAACTGGTGTAGTTTCAAATCCAGTAATATGGAATGAAACATCTGCAGGAAATACTCCAAGTGACAGAAGAGGTATTGGCTCTATTGGTCCTTTTACCTTGTTAGCGGGAGAATCAGCAGAAATAGAATTGGCATTTGTATTTGGAATTGACTATAATAGTCCGGGAAACAATACAGCTGGTATTGTGGTAATGCAAGAACGTGTGGATTCTATTCGTAGTTATCATGCCAATGGTTTTACCACAACACCTTGTGGTGGAGCAATTTTAAGTGCAAAAGAAGAAGTAAAAGAAATCAACAACTTGAATATTTATCCAAATCCCTTTGCTAACCAGTTTTTAGTTAATTATAAACCAAGTATAAACTCAAGAGTAGAGGTTTATAATTTATTTGGTGGTAAAGTTTTAACTCAACAAATCACGAACCATTTAACCTTACTCAATTTAAGCAACCAACCTAATGGTGTTTATTTTGTTAGGGTTACCAATGGTAAAGAAGTGATAACCAAAAAAGTGGTGAAGCAGTAG